The DNA segment AAAAAATTACAATTGGTAAACGCTCCAATATCCAAGATAACACAGTTATACACACAACTCGACGCAGTAAGCAATACCCTGAAGGTTTCCCTGCTCATATTGGTGAAGATGTTACTGTTGGTCACGGTGCAATTATTCATGGCTGTACACTTAAAAATCGAATATTAGTTGGTATGGGTGCAATTATCCTAGATGGTGCTATTATAGAATCAAATATTATGATTGCAGCTGGCGCATTAATTCCACCTGGCAAACAATTAGATGAAGGTTATCTATATGTAGGCTCACCAGCAAAAAAAGCACGACCATTAACAGAAAATGAATTACAATTTTTAAAAATAAGCTCAAACAATTATATAGAAACTAAAAACCAACACCTGGAGGCTTCCAAATCATGGTAATGAAACAACTTAAATATTTAGCTATATTGATTATTGGAGCAGCTATAGTGCTTGTCACTGGCTGTGCAAGCAATCAAGCAACTAAATTAGCCCCAATACCAAACCCATCAACACAAAACATTCAAACAGCATGGAAAACAAATCAATCTATTCTTGAAAATGTCCACAGCTGGGAAGTATCCGGTGTTATTGGTATTCGCCTAAAAGACAAAGCTCAAGGTGCAAACCTCTTTTGGCGTCTAACAAATAAAAATGAATATATTATCCAAATCTATGGTACAGCTGGCTTAGGAGCCATATCAATTAAAGGTCGTAATGACGGCAGCATTATTTTTAAAGACTCTAATGGTAAGCAAACCTATGCAAAAGATATTCAAGCGTTAATGCAAGAGCGTTTAGGGTGGAGTGTTCCAGCTGTCGATATGTATTATTGGGGACGTGGCTTACCTGCACCAATTGCATCAAAAGAATTAAGCCTAAATCGCTTTGGTTTAATGTCTTCTATAGAACAATCTGGATGGTATATTCAATACGATAATTTTCATATGGTTCAAGGTAAATATCCACTACCTTTTAAACTCATTATGAAACGTGGCGATTTAACAATTAAAATTATTATCAAGTCATGGCTGATCAACTAATCTTACCTGCCTATGCAAAAATTAATCGTTTTTTGCATATTACTGGACGTATGCCTAATGGCTATCATCAACTACAAACTTTAATGCAGTTAATTGATTTAAAAGATATACTTACATTCACTCTACAAAATGATGATCAAATTACTATTCAATCCAATCGATTTATTTCACACTTAGAAGATAATTTAGTCTATAAAGCTGCACAGTCACTTAAACCTTATGCTGAAAAACCTTGTGGAATTAATATTTATATTGATAAACAAATCCCAATGGGTGGCGGCCTTGGTGGTGGCTCAAGCAATGCAGCAACTACCTTGATGGCTTTAAATCAGCTATGGCAATGCAATCTAAATCAAACTGAATTACTCAATTTAGGTGCTAAATTGGGTGCCGATGTACCTATTTTTATTTTTGGTCAAACAGCTTGGGCTGAAGGTATTGGCGAGATACTAACGCCTTTTGAACAAGAAGAGTCATTACTATTGATCTGCTCACCTAATATTCATATCTCAACTAAATCTATATTTCAGCATCCAGATTTAAAACGTAATTACCAACCGATCACACCCAAAGCATATCACTTTAATAACACTGAAAATGCATTTGAAAAAATCGTTAAAATACTCCACCCTCAAATGAAAGTGATAATGGATGAAATTGCGCAAGAAGCACCGGTACGCTTAAGTGGTTCTGGCTCATGTTTTTATGTGATCTGTCAAGATTTTAACCAATTAGAAAAACTTCAAAAAAAATTCGACAAACGTCTTGACACCATACCCTCTAAAGCCTTAAACTACGCCGCAGTTGCTTACGATGATCTCATAGAACGAGGGAATCTAAAACAATGTCAATAATTGGGCTGTCGCCAAGCGGTAAGGCAACGGGTTTTGATCCCGTCATACCCAGGTTCGAATCCTGGCAGCCCAGCCAAAAGTTTAAGATCAATTTTTTAAACAACAAACAGATTATATTGTATGACTATTTGTTTTTTATTACATACCCTTTTCACTCAACAACCGTATTTAAGGTGATCAACTGTGTCTGATTTAATGATTTTCTGTGGAAGCGCTACGCCTGAGTTAACTGAAGAAGTAGCTGACCTTTTAGGTATAGAAACTGGACGAGCTATCGTTGGTAAATTTAGCGATGGTGAAACACAAGTTGAAATTTTAGATAATGTTAGAGGACGTGATGTATTTATCATCCAATCAACTTGTCCTCCTACCAATGATAATTTAATGGAGTTAATTATTATGGTAGATGCATTAAGACGTTCATCAGCAGGTAGAATTACCGCAGTTACACCTTATTTTGGTTATGCACGTCAAGATCGTAGAGTACGTTCAATGCGTGTTCCAATTTCAGCTCGCGTAGTTGCTGATATGCTAACTGGTGCAGGTGTTGATAGAATATTAACCGTTGATATTCATGCCGAACAGGTCCAAGGCTTTTTTGATGTACCATTAGATAATGTTTATGGGACACCAATTTTGCTTGATTATATCCGTCGCCGGCATATTAAAGCCCCTGTGGTTATCTCACCTGATATTGGTGGTGTTGTTCGTGCTAGAGCTATGGCTAAAGCTTTAAATACAGACTTAGCCATTATCGACAAACGTCGACCGCGCGCGAATGAATCAGAAGTTATGAATATTATTGGTGAGATTAAAGGACGCCACTGTTTAATTATTGATGATATTATTGATACAGCAGGCACAATGTGTAAGGCTGCTCAAGCACTAATTGACCATGGTGCTGCAAAAGTATCCGCCTACTGTGTTCACCCTGTATTATCAGGCAATGCACTTGAGAATATACAAAGCTCTTGTCTTGATGAACTTGTTGTAACAAATTCAATTTCAGCGACTAGTAAAGCATTGAAGTGTGACAAAATCAAAGTTTTATCACTAGCGCCAATGTTATCAGAAGCAATCAGACGGATTAATAATGAAGAATCTATCAGCCTTATGTTTAGTGATTTAAAAGCTTAATGAATAGTTAACATTTAAATTTAAATCTGTTATAATCCATCACCGCGCTGTAGTCAGGGTCGCATGACTATCGTGGTAATTATTTAACTAAATATTGAGGATATATACAATGACATATCAATTAAACTCAGCCACTCGCACTGAGAAAGGTACGGGCGCGAGCCGCCGCCTTCGCCACCAAGATAAGGTACCGGCAATCGTTTATGGTAAAGATGTAAAGCCAATTTCTATTGTTTTAGAACATAATGAAATTTTCCATGCAATTGAAGATGAAAAAATCTTTTCATCCAATGTTGAATTAACAATTGATGATAAAAAAGAAACTGTTCAAATCAAAGCATTACAACGCCACCCTTATAAGCCTAAAATTACACATGTTGATTTTATGCGTGTGTAACAATTAATTATTATTACTAATAAAATGATTAAACTAATTGTTGGCCTTGGCAATCCTACAGATGAGTATTTAACTACTCGACATAACGTAGGCCAATGGTTAGTTAGTCGTCTTGCTGATTTCTTTTTTTCACCACTAAAACTAGAAAAAAAATTCTTTGGTGAATATGCTCGAGTTCAAAATAATCATTTCAATGGGCATTTATTATTTCCTACGACTTACATGAATCGAAGTGGGCTTTCTGTACGAAGTGTAAGTGAATATTTCAATATTAAGCCAAATGAAATATTAGTAGTGCATGATGAACTAGACATCCCGTGTGGCAACATTAAATTAAAGCATAATGGTGGTCATGGTGGTCACAATGGCCTAAGAGATATTCAAAGTCAATTGGCAACGGATCAATTCCACCGCTTGCGTCTTGGGATTGGCCACCCAGGTGATAAAACTAAAGTAACCTCTTTTGTCCTATCTTCACCCTCAAAACAAGAACTAATACTTATTAGTGATGCAATTGAAGAAGGTATAAATCATATTGATGATATTATCGCTGGACGATTTGACCAAGCAAAGCAAACATTACATACTAAACCAAAAATATAAATCAAAGTATCTGGAGAAGATCAACTATGGGATTTAAATGTGGCATTGTTGGCTTACCAAATGTAGGAAAATCAACACTTTTCAATGCATTAACAAAAGCTGGCATTCAAGCTGAAAACTATCCATTTTGTACTATTGAACCGAATGTAGGCGTTGTTGCAGTACCCGATCAACGCCTTAACGCCCTAGCTGATATTGTTAGCCCTCAAAAAATTCTACCTGCTACAATGGAATTTGTAGATATTGCAGGCTTAGTTGCTGGTGCTTCAAAAGGTGAAGGCTTAGGTAATAAGTTTTTAGCCAATATTCGTGAAACAGATGCCATTGCCCATGTTGTGCGCTGCTTTGATAATGATGATGTTGTACATGTTGCAGGCAATGTCTCTCCATTAGACGATATTGAAGTAATTAATACTGAATTATTACTTGCTGATATAGAAAGCGCTGAAAAAGCAATTACCAGAGTTAGTAAAAATGCTAAAAGTGGCAATAAAGATGCCAAAGCTCAAAAAGCATTCTATGAAAAACTAAAAGTACATCTTGAAAATGAAAACCCAGCTAGAAGCCTTGATGCTACAGATGAAGAAAAATTATGGTTGAAACAAATTCACCTATTAACTGCCAAGCCTACATTATATATTGCCAATGTTAATGAAGATGGTTTTGACAATAACCCTTACCTTGAACAAGTTACAGAACTTGCTAAAAAGGAAAATGCTAATATTGTTGCTATTTGTGCTGCTATTGAAGCTGAAATTGCAGAGTTAGATGATGATGAAAAGGATGAGTTTTTAAATGATTTAGGTCTTGA comes from the bacterium SCSIO 12844 genome and includes:
- the rplY gene encoding 50S ribosomal protein L25, with amino-acid sequence MTYQLNSATRTEKGTGASRRLRHQDKVPAIVYGKDVKPISIVLEHNEIFHAIEDEKIFSSNVELTIDDKKETVQIKALQRHPYKPKITHVDFMRV
- the ispE gene encoding 4-(cytidine 5'-diphospho)-2-C-methyl-D-erythritol kinase: MADQLILPAYAKINRFLHITGRMPNGYHQLQTLMQLIDLKDILTFTLQNDDQITIQSNRFISHLEDNLVYKAAQSLKPYAEKPCGINIYIDKQIPMGGGLGGGSSNAATTLMALNQLWQCNLNQTELLNLGAKLGADVPIFIFGQTAWAEGIGEILTPFEQEESLLLICSPNIHISTKSIFQHPDLKRNYQPITPKAYHFNNTENAFEKIVKILHPQMKVIMDEIAQEAPVRLSGSGSCFYVICQDFNQLEKLQKKFDKRLDTIPSKALNYAAVAYDDLIERGNLKQCQ
- the pth gene encoding aminoacyl-tRNA hydrolase, which encodes MIKLIVGLGNPTDEYLTTRHNVGQWLVSRLADFFFSPLKLEKKFFGEYARVQNNHFNGHLLFPTTYMNRSGLSVRSVSEYFNIKPNEILVVHDELDIPCGNIKLKHNGGHGGHNGLRDIQSQLATDQFHRLRLGIGHPGDKTKVTSFVLSSPSKQELILISDAIEEGINHIDDIIAGRFDQAKQTLHTKPKI
- the lolB gene encoding outer membrane lipoprotein LolB, with product MVMKQLKYLAILIIGAAIVLVTGCASNQATKLAPIPNPSTQNIQTAWKTNQSILENVHSWEVSGVIGIRLKDKAQGANLFWRLTNKNEYIIQIYGTAGLGAISIKGRNDGSIIFKDSNGKQTYAKDIQALMQERLGWSVPAVDMYYWGRGLPAPIASKELSLNRFGLMSSIEQSGWYIQYDNFHMVQGKYPLPFKLIMKRGDLTIKIIIKSWLIN
- a CDS encoding gamma carbonic anhydrase family protein, which gives rise to MSQVKPIRTVNGHTPMMGQGVFIDPSAVVSGLVLLEDDVSVWPCVSIRGDLEKITIGKRSNIQDNTVIHTTRRSKQYPEGFPAHIGEDVTVGHGAIIHGCTLKNRILVGMGAIILDGAIIESNIMIAAGALIPPGKQLDEGYLYVGSPAKKARPLTENELQFLKISSNNYIETKNQHLEASKSW
- a CDS encoding ribose-phosphate pyrophosphokinase → MSDLMIFCGSATPELTEEVADLLGIETGRAIVGKFSDGETQVEILDNVRGRDVFIIQSTCPPTNDNLMELIIMVDALRRSSAGRITAVTPYFGYARQDRRVRSMRVPISARVVADMLTGAGVDRILTVDIHAEQVQGFFDVPLDNVYGTPILLDYIRRRHIKAPVVISPDIGGVVRARAMAKALNTDLAIIDKRRPRANESEVMNIIGEIKGRHCLIIDDIIDTAGTMCKAAQALIDHGAAKVSAYCVHPVLSGNALENIQSSCLDELVVTNSISATSKALKCDKIKVLSLAPMLSEAIRRINNEESISLMFSDLKA
- the ychF gene encoding redox-regulated ATPase YchF, producing MGFKCGIVGLPNVGKSTLFNALTKAGIQAENYPFCTIEPNVGVVAVPDQRLNALADIVSPQKILPATMEFVDIAGLVAGASKGEGLGNKFLANIRETDAIAHVVRCFDNDDVVHVAGNVSPLDDIEVINTELLLADIESAEKAITRVSKNAKSGNKDAKAQKAFYEKLKVHLENENPARSLDATDEEKLWLKQIHLLTAKPTLYIANVNEDGFDNNPYLEQVTELAKKENANIVAICAAIEAEIAELDDDEKDEFLNDLGLDEPGLNRVIRAGYQLLDLQTYFTAGVKEVRAWTIPVGATAPQAAGKIHTDFEKGFIRAEVIAYSDYIANKGEQGAKDQGKWRLEGKEYIVKDGDVIHFRFNV